Proteins co-encoded in one Kribbella solani genomic window:
- a CDS encoding RNA polymerase sigma factor: MNSYEAAITRVHHEEWARVVASLAKRFGDLDIAEEAAAEAFATAVERWPETGVPPNPGAWLTTTANRKAIDRLRRETKRDDKHKEAQMRYEEPPEPLGAIDDERLRLIFTCCHPALAMETRVALTLRMVAGLTVPEIARAFLVQETAMGQRITRAKAKIKAANIPYRVPSAEDLPTRVSGVLAVLFLVFNEGYLASSADTDPVRQELTAEAIRLTRLIRTLLPADGEVAGLLALMLLTEARRTARVSATGELVSLDEQDRGSWDTTLIAEGHQLVRERLAARVRPGRYQILAAINAVHTSARDARDTDWSQVVALYDQLRVLDPSPIVALNHAIAMAELDGPDVALAAIDRLEPRLAAYHPYHAARADLLRRLGRSQESRTAYDKAIALTANTAETAYLTRRRSQLS; this comes from the coding sequence GTGAACTCGTACGAGGCGGCGATCACCCGCGTGCACCACGAGGAGTGGGCACGGGTGGTCGCGTCGCTGGCCAAGCGGTTCGGTGACCTGGACATCGCCGAGGAGGCGGCGGCCGAGGCGTTCGCGACCGCTGTCGAGCGCTGGCCGGAGACCGGTGTGCCGCCGAACCCGGGCGCCTGGCTGACCACTACCGCGAACCGCAAGGCGATCGACCGGCTGCGGCGCGAGACCAAGCGCGACGACAAGCACAAGGAGGCTCAGATGCGGTACGAAGAACCGCCCGAGCCACTGGGTGCGATCGACGACGAGCGGCTGCGACTGATCTTCACCTGCTGCCACCCGGCGCTGGCCATGGAGACACGGGTAGCGCTGACGCTCCGCATGGTCGCGGGGCTGACCGTACCCGAGATAGCCCGCGCCTTCCTGGTGCAGGAGACCGCTATGGGTCAGCGGATCACCCGTGCGAAGGCGAAGATCAAGGCGGCCAACATCCCGTACCGGGTGCCATCCGCGGAGGACCTGCCGACACGGGTCTCCGGTGTACTCGCTGTGCTGTTCCTGGTGTTCAACGAGGGCTATCTGGCGAGTAGCGCGGACACCGACCCCGTACGACAGGAGCTGACCGCAGAGGCGATCCGGTTGACCCGTCTGATCCGCACACTGCTCCCAGCCGACGGGGAGGTTGCTGGACTGCTCGCACTGATGCTGTTGACCGAAGCACGTCGTACTGCCCGGGTGTCGGCTACTGGTGAGCTGGTGTCACTGGACGAACAGGACCGCGGCTCCTGGGACACCACGCTGATCGCAGAGGGCCACCAGCTTGTCCGTGAACGCCTGGCCGCGCGGGTACGTCCCGGCCGGTACCAGATCCTCGCTGCGATCAACGCCGTACACACGTCTGCCCGCGACGCCCGCGACACCGACTGGTCCCAGGTGGTCGCACTGTACGACCAGCTACGCGTACTGGACCCGTCTCCGATCGTCGCACTCAACCACGCCATCGCCATGGCCGAACTGGACGGCCCAGACGTCGCACTGGCCGCAATAGACCGTTTAGAACCAAGACTGGCCGCCTACCACCCGTACCACGCCGCCCGAGCCGACCTTCTCCGCCGCTTGGGTCGCAGCCAAGAGTCCCGCACCGCCTACGACAAAGCCATAGCCCTAACCGCCAACACCGCCGAAACCGCCTACCTAACCCGCCGCCGCTCCCAACTCAGCTAA
- a CDS encoding BTAD domain-containing putative transcriptional regulator produces MLFRVLGPVEIDGTDAVSYIRADKPRALLALLLVKANTWVGVGEIIDTVWSGRTPPVSAERNIGTYIWQLRRTLPPLGADGQRIESRSKAYRIRVETGELDSDRMCTLLAAGDDALAARDSAGALTHLESAQSLWRGTPYEGLVTDRYQPEVARLTELHWSVRERLADALIGTGRFADAIALGKSLTTEDPLRETNWMRLLVAYRDAGRRADALATYQKARSALVDELGTEPGPELRTLQQQLLVDEPAPGPSESYVRAVVDASAALVGPHAVAAREWFASRRTELPTAISRLLAANDVANAWLLTSAVHQYIESGGDVPGWAPVVADVAAATRAGKDWYGELIVRNILGIAQTRAGRLHDARAEFSAALGIASVHDDRDAEGTVLVNLALAEASGGARQQAAEYLRRALRLLPDSATAAEARQALADLGEPEHPARSSVAS; encoded by the coding sequence GTGTTGTTCCGGGTGCTGGGGCCGGTGGAGATCGATGGCACCGATGCGGTGAGCTACATCCGGGCCGACAAGCCACGGGCGTTGCTGGCGTTGCTGCTGGTCAAGGCGAACACGTGGGTCGGCGTGGGCGAGATCATCGACACGGTCTGGTCCGGTCGCACGCCGCCGGTGTCGGCCGAGCGCAACATCGGTACGTACATCTGGCAGCTGCGCCGAACGCTGCCTCCGCTGGGTGCGGACGGACAGCGGATCGAGAGCCGCTCCAAGGCCTACCGCATCCGCGTGGAGACCGGTGAGCTGGACTCAGACCGGATGTGTACTCTGCTGGCCGCCGGGGATGACGCACTGGCGGCGCGGGACTCGGCTGGTGCGTTGACGCACCTGGAGTCGGCGCAGTCACTCTGGCGCGGCACGCCGTACGAGGGGTTGGTGACCGATCGGTACCAGCCGGAGGTGGCACGGCTGACCGAGCTGCACTGGTCAGTACGTGAGCGGTTGGCGGATGCCTTGATCGGTACGGGGCGGTTCGCCGATGCGATCGCACTGGGCAAGAGCCTGACCACTGAAGACCCACTGCGAGAGACGAACTGGATGCGGCTGCTGGTCGCGTACCGGGATGCCGGACGCCGGGCTGACGCACTGGCCACGTACCAGAAGGCGCGGAGCGCACTGGTCGACGAGTTGGGTACTGAGCCGGGTCCGGAGCTGCGTACCCTGCAGCAACAGCTGCTAGTGGATGAGCCGGCGCCCGGGCCGTCGGAGAGTTACGTACGGGCTGTGGTTGACGCCTCCGCTGCACTAGTAGGTCCGCATGCTGTCGCTGCGCGCGAGTGGTTCGCCAGTCGACGTACTGAGCTTCCGACAGCAATCAGCCGGCTCTTGGCCGCCAACGACGTTGCTAACGCGTGGCTGTTGACCAGTGCGGTGCATCAGTACATCGAGAGCGGTGGTGACGTACCGGGCTGGGCCCCTGTGGTTGCGGACGTTGCTGCGGCTACCAGAGCAGGTAAGGACTGGTACGGCGAGCTCATCGTTCGCAACATCCTCGGTATCGCGCAGACGCGAGCCGGTCGGCTGCACGACGCCAGGGCGGAGTTCTCGGCGGCGTTGGGCATTGCTTCCGTACACGACGACCGGGACGCGGAGGGCACTGTGCTGGTGAACCTGGCACTGGCCGAGGCGAGCGGTGGGGCGAGGCAGCAGGCGGCCGAGTACC
- a CDS encoding YciI family protein has translation MQYLVSVIDDTPNSATDAEMVAIDAFNDGLIADGHWVFAGGLAAPDSATVIDNTGAAPIFTDGPFVESKEYLAGFWVMEAPDLDVALKLAAAGSKACNRRVEVRPFL, from the coding sequence ATGCAGTACTTGGTTTCGGTGATCGACGACACGCCGAACTCCGCCACCGACGCGGAGATGGTCGCGATCGACGCGTTCAACGACGGCCTGATCGCCGACGGGCACTGGGTGTTCGCCGGTGGGCTCGCGGCGCCCGACTCGGCCACCGTCATCGACAACACCGGCGCGGCGCCGATCTTCACCGACGGTCCGTTCGTGGAGTCGAAGGAGTACCTGGCCGGCTTCTGGGTGATGGAGGCGCCGGACCTGGACGTGGCGCTGAAACTGGCCGCGGCCGGTTCGAAGGCGTGCAACCGGAGGGTCGAGGTCCGGCCGTTCCTGTGA